aaaacatgtttttacacaGCATGAATCACCGGCGCGGTTGAAGGCAGCATCGCTGTATGGTGCTCTCAAAATGTATTGTAGTTGAGTAGCCAGCCGAGGCTACTACTCAAATGTTTCTGTAAAGGGACTACATGTTTCTCCTTTGCATGTTGCTTTGTTGCAGGTTTAGTTTTTGGGGTTATTCATTGCCAAGCTTTAAAAACAGAAGCAACATTCTAGTAGCCTAGCTAGGACTGTAGAATGTGTCTGTACACTTTCCCTCCGCTGCGCGCTGTAAACCTGACAAACGAAAGCAGCGCAATTGAAGTTGAGTTCGCTGATGTGAGCGAATCAGGTTGTAATTTCAGAAAGTAGATGACTCAACTCTTGACTCATTTATATTAGCGTGTGTGTTCTATTCGGTACGCGGGCCTTGTGTTCGACACGTACGCTTGTCTATTAGtcacgttatgactgacttgtgatcattgccattgctagtttgattgtattgacattcccagccttagttacattcgtccgtttttgttcaaaatattgagtcattgaaacagaaacagtgcatcccgaatgggtggggaggcagcaaacaatgtagcAGGCCAGCTgcgatttacaacctgatagcaacaTTTTTTGGACTACAAAGAAATGTATTGTTGAATTAAATGAATCAAGCAATGAACTGCATCCGTCTATTCTGCCCACAATGCCTTACAttatgtaatacattttttttgtaaaataGAACCTAAGATGGTTTTGAAGTATAAACTGTGAATTTGACATTTGTGACTGATATGATTGTCTgtgtgtttcatatctgcaaagtagttaaaacactGTCAGTTCCTCGGCACCGAACACGTAGATGTCGATTAAGACAGCCCCcgcgcacctctctgattcagagtggttgggttaaacgcggaagacacatttcagttgaaggcattctgttgtataactgactaggtatcccctttccctttcaaggATGAACTCATTTACcatctggtgatgtcaccagcagGTCAAAACTCCACCCTACCAAAACAGACTGGAATTTCAGCCTTCTTTTCAAACATCACTtacactcagtggtgtaaagtacttaatgttaaaatactttaaagtactactcaaGTCGATTTTTGGagtgtactttactttactatttatatttaatTCACTATAttgctaaagaaaataatgtactttttactccatacattttccctgacacccaaaattactcattacattttgacaggaaaatggccaAATggacacacttatcaagagaacatccctggtcatccctgctgcctctgatctggtggactcactaaacacaaatgcttagattgtaaatgatgtctgagtgttggagtgtaaaatacttttagactttcactcaagtagtattttactgagtgactttcacttttacttgagacattttctattaaggtatatttacttttactcaagtatgactagtgagtactttttccaccattgcTTATACTAAAAAGGCATTATCATCATtcacacaatttcacagtattattccaaactcatagtgtggaaatatatataaaacaaaggaaaatcaagtttttgactgcactgggcattTCAATTCACATAGAATAGAGTAAAAACTAGATGTTCACCTGGATGAGTGTGCAGAGTGAGATACCCATCCTCTGCTGGGTGGGGCTGAAGTATCTCATCAGGTTCTCTCCAGGCAGAGTGGCCCTGAAGgccaccagcaccaccacagtcCTGCTGAGCAGACAGGAGATGCAGAACACAAAGCTTATACCAAAGAGGGTGTGTCTCAGCATGCACGTCCATGGCTTCGGCTGGCCAATGAAAACCAGCGCACACAGGAAGCAGAGCTTGAGTGACAGCAGGAGCAGGAAGCTGAGCTCAGAGTTGTTGGCTTTCACctgtaaagagacagagaaagataaaTTAGAATGAGGGATGTCAAAAATCCCATCCTTAAATGACACAATCTCATCTCTGTCCAGAACCTCTATATATGATCATATGATTCAACTCACCAGGGCCGTGTGACGGTGGTAGAGGAAGGTGGCCAGGGCACCGGCTGTCAGTGTTGCCCCGGAAACTGAGATGACAGACAGGATGACGCCCATGGTGTCGCTGTAGGAGAGGAAGTCCACCAGCTGGGGGATGCAGGCCGTACGATCAGGGTTGGACCAGAACCGCTCTGGACACCTAATACACTCAACTGACCCTGATAGAGAAGGAAGAATAATGGTCCAAATCAGGaccagtcaggattgaggcaaaatATGAGTTGGAATCAGAACCCTAGATAGACTACCTGTTGTGTTGCTGATCTCTCCCTCAGCGCAGGACAGACAGTCAAAGCAGCACTCAGGCTTCCCCTTCTGTACCGCATGCCTGGTACCAGGGGGACAGTCAGCACTGCATACAGACACAGGGACCTACCAGAAAGCGTAGAGGacgatgtcatcatcatcatcatcatcatcatcatcatcatcatcatcatcatcatcatcatcatcatcatcatcatcatcatcatcatcatcatcattgctATTAaacatcatcattacacacacacacacacacacacacacacacacacacacacacacacacacacacacacacacacacacacacacacacacacacacacacacacacacacacacacacacacacacacacactcctttctGCCTCAGTGAAACTAAACTGAACAATTTTCACCTCATCTCCGCTGCCCCCACCCCACACCACTTCATCCATGTCGATGTGGAACTGGTCTTCTGATCCCTCAGAGGACAGAAAATGTCCGACCTGGACAAACTCTGCTGTCCCCTCGGGGGTCACATGCCAGTTGATGATGTCATAAGAGGCAGGCGGATCACCATTCATGTCGAAGTGGAAAGATTCCCCCACAGGAGTACTGAAGTTCACTCCCCTCAGATAATGAACAATCTCAAAGAGAAAAGGGCATTGGAACAGGATTAAGAGTTAGAACCAGTTGTGGATTTTGTTATTTAGTATTCAAACCTTACAAAGTGTTTCACTGTATCCTGACTGGAAACATTAGTGTTGTTAACTTGAAAACAGATCAACATGTTATTCTCACCTGGCTGGGCTGAAGCTTCCTGATATCAGGGCACTGTCCACCATTAAAGACTCCGTCCCCTGGTCGACAGGCCACCATATCCTGTATGGCGTAGGCGATGGCGTACACAGCCTTGTACACATTATAGCTGGCTCTCAGCTGAGACACGTCAGCATACTGGCTCTCCCCCTCACCTATGACCTCTGACCCAGTACACTGTCGCCTGGACGACAGCGTCATGCTGAGGTCAAGCCCCAGAGAACACCCAAACATTTCTTCCCACAATAACCTCAGGAAGGGGTCGGACTTCTGGTAGTTCCCGTCTGGATGGAGGCGTGTGAGGAAAGTCCCCAGGCCGGGAATGTCAGCTTTCTTCAGGGCAAATCCAATGGTCCCGGCAAGAGAGGGCAGGTTttcaggggaggagagagtagagtcaGTGACCCAGGCCTCTGAGGCAATCCACTGCTTATCTGTAATGTTCTGACGGACAACCTCTTCCATCAGGGCCTGGAGAATGAAATCGTTAAAAAGATCAAGATAGTCAAGCTGAAATGCATCATTATCAATTAGGAAATGATTGTGTCTATAAAGGGCATCAAGACATGGTAAGACACAAGGACACTGCTACAGCGGTGTTACAAATCATTAACAATACTCTGACTAGTAACTGCTCACATGTGCATCCTTTGTGATAGCAAATGTCACCACCACTCTGGCAGTAGATCCTCTGATGGTGTCCACGATGTACCTGATACGTCTCTGAGACGCTACCTATGGTGATGACcatcagtgagagagagggaagagtgtCAGAAAAAATCAGAGAGAGCGTTTCTATTAGATTAGAAGAGAGGGGAAgtcagagtgaaagagagagagaaagatagagcaaaagagagagtaTACTGACAGATCATCAGAGTGAGGTCGTACCTTGGGGAGGACCTCAGAGTAGGCGACACACACCCCAGATCCCTGGAGCTCTTGGAGAAGCAGCTGGACCCCAAACTTGCCATAGTCATCATCCCCTGAAACCAGTCCCACCCACACCCAACCCAGCTGACGCAGCAGCTTGGCCATGCCCCGAGCCTGGAAGGCATCGCTGGGTACCGTACGGAAGAATGAGGGGTACCTCCAGGTGTCACTCAAACACGCACAGGAGGCAAAGTAACTCAcctgggagagaacagagagagagagagagtaagagagaattagaattttaaaaagagagagagatggtaagtACATGTTAGAGAGAGCGTGTCTAGATAAAT
The sequence above is drawn from the Salvelinus fontinalis isolate EN_2023a chromosome 24, ASM2944872v1, whole genome shotgun sequence genome and encodes:
- the LOC129822668 gene encoding extracellular calcium-sensing receptor-like, producing the protein MSLWGWLWLLYCLHVPGSVRGLYGGGEGACRLIAKPVSGTVYQAGDVVIGGLFPIHVEAPLPEQEFRSIKGNSTCTIFYQRAYRWLQTMIFAVEEINRDPALLPNLTLGFLAADTCLSEGTTLGAALAMVTGQEASVVGTECGTTPEVPVIIGDARSSASMVVAQTLGPFDLPMVSYFASCACLSDTWRYPSFFRTVPSDAFQARGMAKLLRQLGWVWVGLVSGDDDYGKFGVQLLLQELQGSGVCVAYSEVLPKVASQRRIRYIVDTIRGSTARVVVTFAITKDAHALMEEVVRQNITDKQWIASEAWVTDSTLSSPENLPSLAGTIGFALKKADIPGLGTFLTRLHPDGNYQKSDPFLRLLWEEMFGCSLGLDLSMTLSSRRQCTGSEVIGEGESQYADVSQLRASYNVYKAVYAIAYAIQDMVACRPGDGVFNGGQCPDIRKLQPSQIVHYLRGVNFSTPVGESFHFDMNGDPPASYDIINWHVTPEGTAEFVQVGHFLSSEGSEDQFHIDMDEVVWGGGSGDEVPVSVCSADCPPGTRHAVQKGKPECCFDCLSCAEGEISNTTGSVECIRCPERFWSNPDRTACIPQLVDFLSYSDTMGVILSVISVSGATLTAGALATFLYHRHTALVKANNSELSFLLLLSLKLCFLCALVFIGQPKPWTCMLRHTLFGISFVFCISCLLSRTVVVLVAFRATLPGENLMRYFSPTQQRMGISLCTLIQVLICVLWLALAPPRPAERGDREGRGPRVVLECEVGSVVGFSLVLGYIGLLASLCLLLAFLARKLPDNFNEAKLITFSMLIFCAVWISFIPAYVSSPGKYTVAVEIFAILASSFGLLFCLFAPKCFIILLRPERNTKKHMMSK